The following proteins come from a genomic window of Alosa alosa isolate M-15738 ecotype Scorff River chromosome 2, AALO_Geno_1.1, whole genome shotgun sequence:
- the LOC125291070 gene encoding uncharacterized protein LOC125291070, whose translation MIPYYLRASDDFSEDNSSAASPAQRPPSVPRKPKTKTLPSASSSGSSLGTVIASPTMPAKDDVVGQDSLKMQARHYKTLSNMYNKPNAKPNQSDVAQVLDLEFKARRAFIDADVTREEDRPAKIFEAYPCFRDVRNAMDELRRIVGGTNSSYIEEVKGRWADFCAKVQFYGVWKKALKPPFPLDVRGVEFMLALFNALPSLFPSPTSPPKKLGNSCEALLHVLKSGEDPTLYLEKRPLSSPVLLSDGSTIIVAVGNVPVTTLPQENFSDGMLVLMAYYYTLHLRYPKCVATLLSVIQTEVIGDTIHDQDATSSYKKAMADWKSFIEK comes from the exons ATGATACCGTACTACTTGAGAGCAAGTGATGACTTTAGCGAGGACAACTCCAGTGCAG CATCCCCAGCACAACGACCCCCCTCTGTGCCAAGGAAGCCAAAGACCAAAACCCTGCCATCCGCATCATCCTCAGGCTCCTCACTTGGGACTGTGATCGCTTCACCAACCATGCCTGCAAAGGATGATGTTG TCGGCCAGGACAGTCTGAAGATGCAGGCTAGGCACTACAAAACCTTGAGCAACATGTACAATAAGCCAAATGCAAAACCCAATCAAAGCGATGTTGCTCAAGTTTTGGACCTTGAGTTTAAGGCCAGACGGGCTTTCATTGATGCAGATGTTACAAGGGAAGAAGACCGACCTGCAAAAATCTTTGAGGCATATCCATGCTTTAGAGATGTTCGAAat GCAATGGATGAGCTGCGGCGCATAGTAGGTGGCACCAACAGCAGCTACATCGAGGAAGTGAAAGGAAGATGGGCAGACTTTTGTGCCAAGGTGCAGTTCTATGGTGTGTGGAAGAAAGCCCTGAAACCCCCTTTTCCATTGGATGTCCGTGGAG TGGAGTTCATGCTCGCCCTCTTCAATGCACTCCCATCCCTTTTCCCCTCACCAACTTCACCACCAAAGAAGCTTGGGAATAGCTGTGAGGCACTTCTTCATGTCCTGAAG TCAGGCGAAGACCCTACCCTGTACCTGGAGAAgcgtcctctctcctccccagttCTGCTTTCTGATGGATCAACCATCATCGTGGCTGTGGGTAACGTACCTGTGACCACCCTCCCTCAGGAAAATTTCTCAGACGGGATGTTGGTGTTAATGGCATATTACTACACTTTGCACTTAAGATATCCGAAATGTGTTGCTACTCTCCTGTCAGTTATTCAAACAGAGGTAATTGGTGACACAATCCACGATCAAGATGCCACTAGTTCTTACAAGAAAGCAATGGCTGATTGGAAGTCTTTCATTGAGAAGTAG